A region of Paractinoplanes abujensis DNA encodes the following proteins:
- a CDS encoding methionyl-tRNA formyltransferase has translation MRVTMFGYQTWGHRTLQALLDSEHEVTLVVTHPRSDHAYEKIWDDSVAGLAEQHGVPVILRNRPDDDELLEALQAAAPDVIVATNWRTWIPPSIYTLPRLGTLNVHDSLLPAYAGFSPLIWALINGEKEVGVTAHMMDETLDAGDIVLQRAVPVGPRDTTTDLFHRTLELFGPITVDGLALLASGRTDWVKQDRSKASFFHKRADEDCRIDWGWPAEDLDRLVRAQCEPYPSAYTYHRGRRLEILAAEVSTGVYGGTPGRIFYREGDGVAIVAGADARHGRNHALLVTRVRTDDGSELAAHDYFTSMGGYLTNQV, from the coding sequence ATGCGGGTCACCATGTTCGGATACCAGACCTGGGGGCACCGCACCCTGCAGGCGCTGCTCGACTCCGAACACGAGGTGACGCTGGTCGTCACCCACCCCAGGAGCGACCACGCGTACGAGAAGATCTGGGACGACTCCGTGGCCGGCCTGGCCGAGCAGCACGGCGTGCCGGTGATCCTGCGTAACCGGCCCGACGACGACGAGCTGCTCGAGGCGCTCCAGGCGGCCGCCCCGGACGTCATCGTGGCCACCAACTGGCGCACGTGGATCCCGCCGAGCATCTACACGCTGCCCCGGCTGGGCACGCTCAACGTGCACGACTCGCTGCTGCCGGCCTACGCGGGCTTCTCACCCCTGATCTGGGCCCTGATCAACGGCGAGAAGGAGGTGGGAGTGACCGCGCACATGATGGACGAGACCCTCGACGCGGGCGACATCGTGCTGCAGCGCGCGGTCCCGGTCGGCCCCCGCGACACCACGACCGACCTGTTCCACCGCACGCTCGAGCTGTTCGGGCCGATCACCGTGGACGGCCTGGCCCTGCTCGCCTCGGGCCGCACCGACTGGGTCAAGCAGGACAGGTCGAAGGCCAGCTTCTTCCACAAGCGGGCCGACGAGGACTGCCGCATCGACTGGGGCTGGCCCGCGGAGGACCTCGACCGCCTCGTGCGGGCCCAGTGCGAGCCCTACCCGAGCGCGTACACCTACCATCGGGGCCGCCGGCTGGAGATCCTCGCGGCCGAGGTGTCGACCGGCGTCTACGGCGGCACGCCCGGGCGCATCTTCTACCGCGAGGGCGACGGCGTCGCGATCGTGGCCGGTGCCGACGCCCGCCACGGCCGCAACCACGCCCTGCTCGTGACCCGCGTCCGCACCGACGACGGCAGCGAGCTGGCCGCCCACGACTACTTCACGTCGATGGGCGGCTACCTCACGAACCAGGTCTAG
- a CDS encoding cupin domain-containing protein — MIPDDDLSRSLTVADPGDPGTTYVSLVGNTYAMLITGEQTNGRYCLIDMRVPDGGGPPPHRHDFEEMFTILEGEIEFMFRGEKHTVRAGSTINIPANAPHNFRNVSGAPARMLCMCTPAGQDEYFLRIGDVIAGADAPPPQLTQDELMQRRRRAAELAADYRSEFI; from the coding sequence ATGATTCCCGACGATGATCTGTCCCGGTCGCTGACCGTGGCCGACCCCGGCGATCCGGGCACGACCTACGTCTCGCTGGTCGGCAACACGTACGCCATGCTGATCACCGGCGAGCAGACGAACGGCCGGTACTGCCTGATCGACATGCGGGTGCCCGACGGCGGCGGCCCGCCCCCGCACCGGCACGACTTCGAGGAGATGTTCACGATCCTCGAAGGCGAGATCGAGTTCATGTTCCGCGGCGAGAAGCACACCGTACGGGCGGGGTCGACGATCAACATCCCGGCCAACGCGCCGCACAACTTCCGCAACGTCTCCGGCGCGCCGGCCCGGATGCTCTGCATGTGCACCCCGGCCGGCCAGGACGAGTACTTCCTGCGCATCGGCGACGTCATCGCCGGCGCGGACGCCCCGCCGCCGCAGCTCACTCAGGACGAGCTGATGCAGCGCCGCCGCCGTGCGGCCGAGCTCGCCGCGGACTACCGCAGCGAGTTCATCTAG
- a CDS encoding NADP-dependent oxidoreductase has translation MKAVRFHEYGDPSVLRYEDVGRPEPGAGQVRIRVAGTSFNGVDGNIRGGFMQGPIPVALPHTPGIDVSGTVDALGEGVEGVAAGDRVIGFLPMTGTGASAEYVLAPAEILAAAPTSIPLPDAAALPTVGLTAWQALFDHAGLTAGQRVLVNGAGGAVGDYAVQLAGQAGAYVIGVAGPRSAERVRTAGADEVVGHDGTGGVAPVDVVLNLAPVAPEQLAALAGLIRDGGVLVNTTVWMPAPSDEARGVRGIDLFVRSDADQLAHLAGLVDKGELRVEVARRVPLAELPAVHADALAGTLPGGKVVVTVGAAA, from the coding sequence ATGAAGGCAGTGCGTTTCCACGAGTACGGCGACCCGTCCGTCCTGCGCTACGAGGACGTCGGGCGGCCCGAGCCGGGCGCCGGGCAGGTGCGGATCCGGGTCGCCGGCACGTCGTTCAACGGGGTCGACGGCAACATCCGCGGCGGCTTCATGCAAGGTCCGATCCCGGTGGCGCTGCCGCACACCCCCGGCATCGACGTCTCCGGCACGGTCGACGCGCTGGGCGAGGGCGTCGAGGGCGTCGCGGCGGGCGACCGGGTGATCGGCTTCCTGCCCATGACCGGCACCGGCGCGTCCGCCGAGTACGTGCTGGCCCCGGCGGAGATCCTGGCCGCCGCGCCCACGAGCATCCCGCTGCCCGACGCGGCCGCGCTGCCGACGGTCGGCCTGACCGCGTGGCAGGCCCTGTTCGACCACGCCGGGCTGACGGCCGGGCAGCGCGTGCTGGTCAACGGCGCCGGCGGTGCGGTCGGCGACTACGCGGTACAGCTGGCCGGGCAGGCCGGGGCGTACGTGATCGGGGTGGCCGGTCCGCGCAGCGCCGAGCGGGTCAGGACGGCCGGGGCCGACGAGGTCGTCGGGCACGACGGCACCGGCGGGGTGGCGCCGGTCGACGTGGTGCTCAACCTGGCCCCGGTCGCCCCCGAGCAGCTGGCCGCGCTGGCCGGGCTGATCCGCGACGGCGGCGTCCTGGTCAACACCACGGTGTGGATGCCCGCCCCCAGTGATGAGGCCCGCGGCGTACGGGGAATCGATCTCTTCGTGCGCAGCGACGCCGACCAGCTGGCTCACCTGGCCGGGCTGGTCGACAAGGGTGAGCTGCGGGTCGAGGTGGCCCGGCGGGTGCCCCTGGCCGAGCTGCCCGCCGTGCACGCCGACGCCCTCGCGGGGACCCTGCCCGGCGGCAAGGTCGTCGTCACGGTCGGGGCCGCCGCATGA
- a CDS encoding serine/threonine-protein kinase translates to MTDPLLPGDPAELGGYRLLGRLGQGGMGAVYLGQDPGGRRVAVKVIRPELAPDTEFRARFRSEVNRARQVPPFCTAEVLDADPDHPTPYLVVEYVDGPSLAEVIARNGALTGGSLHSVAVGVATALAAIHGASVIHRDLKPSNVLLAPGLPKVIDFGIARAFEATSRHTRTDQMVGTVAYMAPESIDDEHFGAVGPAADVFAWGVVIAYAATGRTPFRADSPTATAARILTQPPDLTGVPEPLRGVVARTLAKPPADRPTAQELLRLLLDLDAGDKTELIRPELLQAAAAAQRRRGGRPRRVRRAVLAGAAVLALGAAGLFVTHSRSGQSEAATVAAPTWQRAEDGLALTDRLDRPGQWRETLYDAEGRCVFANGRLEAATGMAAVYRCQGPPDTFTKDQAIRVGAAILTPKACAGVWFRTNGKNAALLSLCETEVRLGVDTADGVTREVKAAVPAVEPARVRQVEVLVRGTTATVAVDGVVRLTQQLGKSTPSAGRVTFGVLDDAIGGAARAAFTGAEVVAVGAPAPGASGPRPTFTDLTRGDATSVVTLHSYDAGRASAVVEPLLFMTGEAYCRTFKIPRTDGRCTYHAYVTEDSHTKVAVPIAPGVKYFTWEAPNGDVCIKEAAKGGVCPMTAPEFARWFSDNKDSGETMVAVTVEGGAVTRMALVYTP, encoded by the coding sequence GTGACTGATCCACTCCTTCCGGGCGATCCGGCCGAACTGGGCGGCTACCGGCTGCTCGGGCGGCTCGGCCAGGGCGGCATGGGCGCGGTCTACCTCGGCCAGGACCCCGGTGGCCGGCGGGTCGCGGTCAAGGTGATCCGGCCCGAGCTGGCGCCCGACACCGAGTTCCGGGCCCGGTTCCGCAGCGAGGTCAACCGGGCCCGTCAGGTGCCGCCGTTCTGCACGGCCGAGGTGCTCGACGCCGACCCCGACCACCCCACGCCCTACCTGGTGGTCGAATACGTGGACGGGCCCAGCCTGGCCGAGGTGATCGCCCGCAACGGCGCGCTGACCGGAGGCAGTCTGCACAGCGTGGCCGTCGGGGTGGCCACGGCGCTGGCCGCGATCCACGGCGCGTCGGTCATCCACCGCGACCTCAAGCCGAGCAACGTGCTGCTGGCGCCGGGCCTGCCCAAGGTCATCGACTTCGGCATCGCCCGCGCGTTCGAGGCGACCAGCCGGCACACCCGGACCGATCAGATGGTCGGCACGGTGGCCTACATGGCCCCCGAGAGCATCGACGACGAGCACTTCGGCGCGGTCGGCCCGGCGGCCGACGTGTTCGCCTGGGGGGTGGTCATCGCGTACGCGGCCACCGGGCGCACCCCGTTCCGGGCCGACTCCCCCACCGCCACCGCGGCCCGGATCCTGACCCAGCCGCCCGACCTGACCGGGGTGCCCGAGCCGTTGCGCGGTGTGGTCGCCCGCACGCTGGCCAAGCCACCAGCCGACCGGCCCACCGCCCAGGAGCTGCTGCGACTGCTGCTCGACCTGGACGCCGGCGACAAGACCGAGCTGATCCGGCCGGAGTTGCTGCAGGCGGCCGCGGCCGCCCAGCGCCGCCGCGGCGGCCGTCCGCGCCGGGTACGCCGGGCCGTGCTGGCCGGCGCGGCCGTGCTGGCGCTGGGAGCGGCGGGGCTGTTCGTCACCCACTCGCGGAGCGGGCAGTCCGAGGCCGCCACCGTGGCCGCGCCCACCTGGCAGCGGGCCGAGGACGGCCTGGCCCTGACCGACCGCCTCGACCGGCCCGGCCAGTGGCGCGAAACGCTCTACGACGCCGAGGGCCGCTGCGTCTTCGCCAACGGGCGGCTCGAAGCGGCCACCGGCATGGCCGCCGTCTACCGGTGCCAGGGGCCGCCCGACACGTTCACGAAGGACCAGGCGATCCGGGTCGGTGCGGCGATCCTCACCCCGAAGGCGTGCGCGGGCGTCTGGTTCCGTACGAACGGGAAGAACGCCGCCCTGCTGTCGCTCTGCGAGACCGAGGTGCGGCTGGGCGTGGACACCGCCGACGGCGTCACCCGCGAGGTCAAGGCGGCCGTGCCCGCGGTGGAGCCGGCCCGCGTACGGCAGGTCGAGGTGCTCGTGCGGGGCACGACGGCGACCGTGGCCGTGGACGGCGTGGTGCGGCTGACCCAGCAACTCGGCAAGTCGACGCCGTCGGCCGGCCGGGTCACGTTCGGCGTGCTCGACGACGCGATCGGCGGTGCCGCGCGGGCCGCGTTCACCGGGGCCGAGGTGGTGGCGGTCGGGGCCCCGGCGCCGGGCGCGAGCGGGCCCCGGCCGACGTTCACCGACCTCACCCGGGGCGACGCCACGTCGGTGGTCACCCTGCACTCGTACGACGCCGGGCGCGCGTCGGCAGTGGTCGAGCCCCTGCTCTTCATGACCGGCGAGGCCTACTGCCGGACGTTCAAGATTCCCCGTACGGACGGCCGGTGCACCTACCACGCATACGTCACCGAGGACAGCCACACCAAGGTCGCCGTCCCGATCGCGCCCGGCGTGAAGTACTTCACATGGGAGGCACCCAACGGCGACGTCTGCATCAAGGAGGCCGCGAAGGGCGGGGTCTGCCCGATGACTGCGCCCGAGTTCGCCCGGTGGTTCAGCGACAACAAGGACAGCGGCGAGACCATGGTCGCGGTGACCGTCGAAGGCGGCGCGGTCACCCGGATGGCCCTCGTCTACACGCCGTGA
- a CDS encoding UTP--glucose-1-phosphate uridylyltransferase — MDGYIQATLTKAEKGGAHPAELAALRRRLEQLDEPRAGLLPGSELEPLRDVTDLEQLPEPPAEQAREILDRLVVVKLNGGLGTSMGLTGPKSLLEVKPGTSFLDVVAQQVLAVRRQYGVRLPLLLMNSVITRGPSLAVLDRYDELREQDTPRDFLQGREPKLRADDRQPVEWPAEPELEWCPPGHGDLYTALAATGTLDRLLDAGLRWCFVSNSDNLGATVDVRIAAWIAAHEIPFAMEAVRGTAADRKGGHLARHDGRVVVRETAQVPEGDDSFGDVERWRYYNTNNLWIDLRALHDLQAADPAAPALPLIVNRKTVDPKDPSSTPVIQLETAMGAAIGSIPGAQPVLVPRTRFAPVKTTDDLLVVRSDAYELTDDGRMVPTYDGPGPVVTLDPEHYKLMPGFEKRFPAGPPSLRGATRLVVEGDVTFGANVVVTGEAAVTGPRHIDDGATL; from the coding sequence ATGGACGGATATATCCAGGCGACGCTGACCAAGGCGGAAAAGGGCGGGGCGCACCCGGCCGAGCTGGCGGCGCTGCGCCGGCGCCTCGAGCAACTCGACGAGCCCCGCGCCGGCCTGCTCCCCGGCTCCGAGCTCGAGCCGCTGCGCGACGTGACCGATCTGGAGCAGCTGCCCGAGCCGCCGGCCGAGCAGGCCCGCGAGATCCTCGACCGGCTGGTGGTGGTCAAGCTCAACGGCGGGCTCGGCACCAGCATGGGCCTGACCGGGCCCAAGTCGCTGCTCGAGGTCAAGCCGGGCACGAGCTTCCTCGACGTCGTGGCCCAGCAGGTGCTGGCCGTCCGCCGGCAGTACGGCGTCCGGCTGCCGCTGTTGCTGATGAACTCGGTCATCACCCGCGGGCCGTCGCTGGCCGTCCTCGACCGCTACGACGAGCTGCGCGAGCAGGACACGCCGCGCGACTTCCTGCAGGGCCGCGAGCCCAAGCTGCGCGCCGACGACCGGCAGCCGGTGGAGTGGCCGGCCGAGCCGGAGCTGGAGTGGTGCCCGCCCGGGCACGGTGACCTCTACACCGCTCTGGCCGCCACGGGCACCCTCGATCGGCTGCTCGACGCCGGGCTGCGCTGGTGTTTCGTGTCGAACTCGGACAACCTCGGAGCCACTGTCGACGTCCGCATCGCGGCCTGGATCGCCGCCCACGAGATCCCGTTCGCGATGGAGGCCGTCCGCGGCACCGCCGCCGACCGTAAGGGCGGGCACCTGGCCCGGCACGACGGCCGGGTCGTGGTGCGGGAGACCGCGCAGGTGCCCGAGGGCGACGACTCGTTCGGCGATGTCGAGCGCTGGCGCTACTACAACACCAACAACCTGTGGATCGACCTGCGCGCGCTGCACGACCTGCAGGCCGCGGACCCGGCGGCGCCCGCGCTCCCGCTGATCGTCAACCGCAAGACCGTCGACCCCAAAGACCCTTCCAGTACGCCGGTGATCCAGCTCGAGACGGCGATGGGCGCGGCGATCGGGTCGATCCCCGGTGCGCAGCCGGTGCTCGTGCCGCGCACCCGGTTCGCGCCCGTCAAGACCACCGACGACCTGCTGGTGGTGCGTTCGGACGCCTACGAGCTGACCGACGACGGCCGGATGGTCCCCACGTACGACGGCCCGGGCCCGGTCGTGACGCTCGACCCGGAGCACTACAAGCTCATGCCCGGCTTCGAGAAGCGGTTCCCGGCCGGCCCGCCGTCGCTGCGCGGGGCCACCCGCCTGGTCGTCGAGGGCGACGTCACGTTCGGTGCGAACGTGGTCGTGACGGGTGAGGCCGCGGTGACCGGCCCGCGGCACATCGACGACGGCGCCACCCTCTAG
- a CDS encoding MFS transporter — MTTTVSAPPRLHRGILLAVALTALNLRTAVTGFSVLTGEAGADLRFGPVVTGAIGTIVTACFAVAAFAAPPLARRLGLERAAAIAVTATTAGILLRAVAWSPSFLIVATVIAFAGVGASNVILIPIVKQHFGERLHTISTMYMVLLQVGQLAAPLLALPLAHAYGWRVAAGGWAAVTAVAAVLWFVTVPFSRGSAAPAPAPAAPLSWRTPLVLGLIGLMAMTTLHVYTLVTWFPAMLEDAGLSSTASALLLSWFAGLGLIAAFVVPPLTKRLRSPYPIVVVCAALMAMGYAGMLTAPAAGAFVWATAFGLGVSTFPLCLTLIGARAADPQSASRLSGLVQGVGYGIGCAGPLALGAIHQATGGWNATYGLLAATLLITLGAGWAACRPVRLQRAH, encoded by the coding sequence GTGACCACGACCGTCTCCGCCCCACCCCGGCTGCACCGCGGCATCCTGCTCGCCGTCGCCCTGACCGCCCTCAACCTGCGCACCGCCGTCACCGGGTTCAGCGTGCTGACCGGCGAAGCCGGGGCCGACCTGCGGTTCGGGCCGGTGGTGACGGGCGCCATCGGCACGATCGTGACCGCCTGTTTCGCCGTGGCCGCGTTCGCCGCCCCTCCCCTGGCCCGCCGCCTCGGGCTGGAACGGGCGGCGGCGATCGCGGTCACCGCCACCACCGCCGGCATCCTGCTGCGGGCCGTCGCCTGGTCGCCCAGCTTCCTGATCGTGGCCACCGTGATCGCCTTCGCCGGGGTGGGCGCGTCCAACGTCATCCTCATCCCGATCGTGAAGCAGCACTTCGGCGAGCGGCTGCACACGATCAGCACCATGTACATGGTGTTGCTGCAGGTCGGGCAGCTGGCGGCGCCACTGCTGGCGCTGCCGCTGGCGCACGCCTACGGCTGGCGCGTGGCCGCGGGCGGCTGGGCGGCCGTGACCGCGGTCGCGGCGGTCCTCTGGTTCGTCACGGTCCCGTTCTCCCGCGGCAGCGCGGCGCCGGCTCCGGCTCCGGCGGCCCCGCTGTCCTGGCGGACCCCGCTCGTGCTGGGCCTGATCGGGCTGATGGCGATGACCACCCTGCACGTCTACACGCTGGTCACCTGGTTCCCGGCCATGCTGGAGGACGCCGGGCTGAGCTCGACGGCGAGCGCGCTGCTGCTGTCCTGGTTCGCCGGGCTGGGCCTGATCGCCGCCTTCGTCGTGCCCCCGCTGACCAAGCGCCTGCGCAGCCCGTACCCGATCGTCGTGGTCTGCGCGGCCCTGATGGCCATGGGCTATGCGGGCATGCTGACCGCCCCGGCCGCCGGCGCGTTCGTCTGGGCCACGGCCTTCGGCCTCGGGGTGAGCACGTTCCCGCTCTGCCTGACCCTGATCGGCGCCCGCGCGGCCGACCCGCAGAGCGCCTCCCGGCTGTCCGGCCTGGTGCAGGGCGTCGGCTACGGCATCGGCTGCGCGGGCCCGCTCGCCCTGGGCGCGATCCACCAGGCCACCGGCGGCTGGAACGCCACGTACGGGCTGCTCGCGGCCACGCTGCTGATCACCCTCGGCGCCGGCTGGGCCGCGTGCCGGCCGGTTAGGCTGCAGCGTGCCCATTGA
- a CDS encoding FadR/GntR family transcriptional regulator, whose translation MPIDRAGLGTQVTELFRAQITEGAWPVGSKIPTEPELVEWSGAGRNTVREAVGSLVQAGILRREQGRGTFVVSTSELRSSVTRQAAVTSRRDSLELRLALDAASARIAATRRTPADNDHLRRLLDDRTAAWTSDDLHERVRADSALHRAVVAATHNPLLQDVYEGLLGVFEEVQLHDVAGATDDLAQLHADLVAAIVAADPDRAAATMSALLQPMINQESP comes from the coding sequence GTGCCCATTGATCGCGCCGGCCTCGGCACCCAGGTCACGGAGCTGTTCCGGGCCCAGATCACCGAGGGCGCCTGGCCCGTCGGCAGCAAGATCCCGACCGAGCCCGAGCTGGTCGAGTGGAGCGGCGCCGGCCGCAACACGGTCCGCGAGGCCGTCGGCTCGCTCGTGCAAGCCGGCATCCTGCGGCGCGAGCAGGGCCGCGGCACCTTCGTGGTGTCCACGTCCGAGCTGCGTTCCTCGGTCACCCGGCAGGCCGCGGTCACGTCCCGCCGCGACAGCCTGGAGCTGCGGCTGGCCCTGGACGCCGCCTCGGCCCGGATCGCCGCCACCCGCCGCACCCCGGCCGACAACGACCACCTGCGCAGGCTGCTCGACGACCGCACGGCCGCCTGGACCTCCGACGACCTGCACGAGCGCGTACGGGCCGACTCGGCCCTGCACCGCGCGGTGGTCGCGGCCACCCACAACCCGCTGCTGCAGGACGTCTACGAAGGACTGCTCGGCGTCTTCGAGGAGGTGCAGCTGCACGACGTGGCGGGCGCGACCGACGACCTGGCCCAGCTGCACGCCGACCTGGTCGCGGCCATCGTCGCGGCCGACCCCGACCGGGCCGCGGCCACCATGTCGGCCCTGCTCCAGCCGATGATCAACCAGGAGTCGCCATGA
- a CDS encoding class I SAM-dependent methyltransferase: MTNRALTFGAIAQAYERFRPGYPPELLDVVAGYAGRPITAALEIGAGTGKATRLLAGRVGTVTAVEPDEAMLTELRKHVPANVETASATFESFRPRRHYDLVYAAAALHWTEPHGRWQRVARMLGPGGVFASFGGPLRLADPALDEAVSRARRPFLDSDDAPIPAGPWPDDELRASPWFTDVQPFTIERRLSVSAADYVGHLSTVSAYLALPLPVRERVYESVARVLPATVDLVADITGVLARSARDGDGQPGHA; this comes from the coding sequence ATGACGAACCGGGCCCTCACCTTCGGCGCGATCGCCCAGGCCTACGAGCGGTTCCGCCCCGGCTATCCCCCGGAGCTGCTCGACGTCGTCGCCGGCTACGCCGGCCGGCCGATCACCGCGGCCCTCGAGATCGGCGCCGGCACCGGCAAGGCGACCCGCCTGCTCGCCGGGCGGGTGGGCACCGTGACGGCGGTCGAGCCCGACGAGGCCATGCTGACCGAGTTGCGCAAACACGTGCCCGCCAACGTCGAGACGGCCTCCGCCACGTTCGAGAGCTTCCGGCCCCGCCGCCACTACGACCTGGTCTACGCGGCGGCCGCCCTGCACTGGACCGAGCCGCACGGCCGCTGGCAGCGCGTGGCCCGGATGCTCGGGCCCGGTGGCGTCTTCGCCTCGTTCGGCGGCCCGCTGCGCCTGGCCGACCCGGCCCTCGACGAGGCCGTCAGCCGGGCCCGCCGGCCCTTTCTGGACAGTGACGACGCCCCGATCCCGGCCGGTCCGTGGCCCGACGACGAACTCCGGGCGTCGCCGTGGTTCACCGACGTCCAGCCGTTCACCATCGAGCGCCGCCTGTCGGTGAGCGCCGCCGACTACGTCGGTCACCTGTCGACGGTGTCGGCCTACTTGGCGCTGCCGCTTCCCGTACGGGAGCGGGTGTACGAAAGCGTCGCGCGGGTGCTGCCCGCCACGGTCGATCTCGTCGCCGACATCACCGGCGTCCTCGCCCGCTCGGCCCGGGACGGAGACGGTCAGCCGGGGCACGCCTGA
- a CDS encoding DMT family transporter: MVVTSGPDRARAGGLGLLQVSAAGVLWGTGGLAVTLLHERDGLGAMTVSAWRMLLAAVALAGFAALTRRTATARELLRRRPGRTIAVGCGTAAYQGLYFVSVLLAGVSVATVVSLGLAPILAAVHEHVRAGTRPALRQVAVLLAALIGLVLISVTAGHGTGGGDSPYLGLALAVAAGITYAATTVLGHSLARRTDPVTLTTCTTTVGAVALAPFLVIAAVAGQPAAGTSLPSLALLAYLGLATMALAYGLLYAGLRTTSGSAATIATLLEPVAAALLAATLLHERLPWPAVVGGVLILAAVAALRPARRG, encoded by the coding sequence ATGGTGGTCACCTCCGGCCCGGACCGGGCGCGGGCCGGCGGGCTCGGGCTGCTGCAGGTCAGCGCGGCCGGGGTGTTGTGGGGCACGGGCGGCCTGGCGGTCACTCTGCTGCACGAGCGCGACGGGCTCGGCGCCATGACCGTGAGCGCGTGGCGGATGCTGCTGGCCGCCGTGGCGCTGGCCGGGTTCGCCGCGCTGACCCGGCGTACGGCAACCGCACGGGAACTGCTGCGCCGGCGCCCCGGCCGGACCATCGCCGTGGGCTGCGGCACCGCGGCCTATCAGGGTCTCTACTTCGTGTCGGTGCTGCTGGCCGGGGTGAGCGTCGCGACAGTCGTCTCGCTGGGGCTCGCGCCGATCCTGGCCGCGGTCCACGAGCACGTGCGGGCGGGCACCCGGCCCGCCCTGCGCCAGGTCGCGGTGCTGCTGGCCGCGCTGATCGGACTCGTGCTGATCAGCGTGACCGCGGGTCACGGCACCGGCGGCGGCGACTCCCCCTACCTGGGGCTGGCCCTCGCCGTGGCGGCCGGCATCACGTACGCGGCCACCACCGTGCTGGGCCACTCCCTGGCCCGGCGCACCGACCCGGTCACGCTGACCACCTGCACCACCACCGTCGGCGCGGTGGCCTTGGCTCCTTTCCTGGTGATCGCGGCCGTCGCCGGGCAACCGGCGGCCGGCACCAGCCTGCCGTCGCTGGCCCTGCTCGCCTATCTCGGCCTGGCCACCATGGCCCTGGCCTACGGCCTGCTCTACGCGGGCCTGCGCACCACCAGCGGCTCCGCGGCCACGATCGCCACCCTGCTCGAACCGGTGGCGGCCGCCCTGCTCGCCGCCACCCTGCTCCACGAGCGCCTGCCCTGGCCCGCCGTCGTCGGCGGCGTCCTGATCCTGGCCGCGGTGGCCGCACTGCGCCCCGCCCGGCGCGGGTGA
- a CDS encoding ThuA domain-containing protein, translated as MRRFLLAAILVVAGLSVPTGPAAASGHPRFSALVFSKTAAFRHDSIPAGVAAIKQLGARNHFRVDATEDATAFTDRNLARYDVVIWLSTTGDVLDAAQQGAFERYIRAGGGYAGIHAASDTEYDWAWYGGLVGAYFRDHPGGVNPQFQTATVEVLAHDTAATRPLPRRWVREEEWYNFRTNPRGAVRVLAEVDESTYDPRGYSEPEGSPGMGPHHPISWCHRYDGGRAFYTAMGHKAEYFTDRLLLAHILGGIRMAAGVARFPCGR; from the coding sequence ATGAGACGTTTCTTGTTGGCCGCGATCCTGGTGGTGGCGGGGCTGAGCGTTCCCACCGGCCCGGCCGCGGCATCGGGACACCCACGATTCAGCGCCCTGGTCTTCTCGAAGACCGCGGCCTTCCGGCACGACTCGATCCCGGCCGGGGTGGCCGCGATCAAGCAACTGGGCGCGCGCAACCACTTCCGCGTCGACGCGACCGAGGACGCCACGGCGTTCACCGACCGGAACCTGGCCCGCTACGACGTCGTGATCTGGCTCAGCACCACCGGCGACGTGCTCGACGCCGCGCAGCAGGGCGCGTTCGAGCGGTACATCCGGGCCGGCGGCGGCTACGCGGGCATCCACGCCGCCTCCGACACCGAGTACGACTGGGCCTGGTACGGCGGCCTGGTCGGCGCCTACTTCCGCGACCACCCGGGCGGCGTCAACCCGCAGTTCCAGACGGCCACGGTCGAGGTCCTGGCCCACGACACGGCCGCGACCCGGCCGTTGCCGCGCCGGTGGGTGCGTGAGGAGGAGTGGTACAACTTCCGGACCAACCCCCGCGGCGCCGTACGGGTCCTGGCCGAGGTGGACGAGAGCACGTACGACCCCCGCGGCTACAGCGAACCCGAGGGGTCACCCGGCATGGGCCCGCACCACCCGATCTCGTGGTGCCACCGGTACGACGGCGGGCGGGCCTTCTACACGGCGATGGGCCACAAGGCCGAATACTTCACCGACCGGCTGCTGCTGGCCCACATCCTCGGCGGCATCCGGATGGCGGCCGGCGTGGCCCGCTTCCCCTGCGGACGCTAG